Proteins found in one Pseudomonas mosselii genomic segment:
- a CDS encoding MFS transporter, whose amino-acid sequence MTAPTLGRALILLMATATGLAVASNYYAQPLLHSIAQQFGLSTARAGTIVIAAQLSYGAGLLLLAPLGDLFEQRRLIVTMVLIATAGLVISACAPSLPWLLLGTALTGLFSVVAQVLVPMAAALSAPEQRGRAVGTLMSGLLLGILLARTAAGFMAELGGWRSIYVLAAVLMAISALALYRSLPRHHSHAGLKYPALIGSVFRLFVEEPVLRLRSLLGLLAFSLFALFWTPLAFLLSNAPYHYSDAVIGLFGLAGAIGALAANWAGRLADRGKGPLGTTVGLVTLLLSWVPLGFAQQSLVALLVGVLLLDLAVQLVHVSNQNAVIVLRPEARTRLNAGYITCYFIGGALGSLLGTQLFEVHGWDGIVVAGLVIGALALVVWGLAERKRGKLVVAA is encoded by the coding sequence ATGACCGCCCCGACTCTTGGACGCGCCCTGATCCTGCTGATGGCCACCGCCACCGGCCTGGCCGTGGCCAGCAACTACTATGCCCAACCGCTGCTGCACAGCATCGCCCAACAATTCGGCCTGAGCACCGCCCGCGCCGGCACCATCGTCATCGCCGCCCAGCTCAGCTACGGCGCCGGACTGCTGTTGCTGGCGCCGCTGGGCGACCTGTTCGAGCAGCGCCGGCTGATCGTCACCATGGTGCTGATCGCTACCGCCGGGCTGGTGATCAGCGCCTGCGCGCCGAGCCTGCCTTGGCTGCTGTTGGGCACCGCGCTGACCGGGCTGTTCTCGGTGGTGGCCCAGGTGCTGGTGCCCATGGCCGCCGCCCTCAGTGCCCCGGAGCAGCGTGGGCGCGCCGTGGGCACGCTGATGAGCGGGCTGTTGCTGGGCATCCTGCTGGCGCGCACCGCCGCCGGCTTCATGGCCGAACTGGGCGGCTGGCGCAGCATCTACGTGCTGGCGGCGGTGCTGATGGCGATCAGCGCCCTCGCGCTTTACCGCAGCCTGCCGCGACACCACAGCCACGCGGGGCTCAAGTACCCGGCGCTGATCGGCTCGGTGTTCCGTCTGTTCGTCGAGGAGCCGGTGCTGCGCCTGCGTTCGCTGCTGGGGTTGCTGGCCTTCAGCCTGTTCGCGCTGTTCTGGACGCCGCTGGCGTTCCTGCTGAGCAATGCGCCCTACCACTACTCCGACGCGGTGATCGGCCTGTTCGGCCTGGCCGGCGCGATCGGCGCGCTGGCGGCCAACTGGGCCGGGCGCCTGGCCGATCGCGGCAAGGGCCCGCTGGGCACTACCGTGGGGCTGGTAACACTGCTGCTGTCGTGGGTGCCGCTGGGCTTCGCGCAGCAGTCTCTGGTGGCGTTACTGGTGGGGGTGCTGCTGCTCGACCTGGCGGTGCAGCTGGTGCATGTGAGCAACCAGAACGCGGTGATCGTGCTGCGGCCGGAGGCGCGTACACGGCTCAATGCCGGGTACATCACCTGCTACTTCATAGGCGGGGCGCTGGGGTCGTTGCTGGGGACACAGCTGTTCGAGGTGCATGGCTGGGATGGGATCGTGGTGGCCGGGCTGGTGATCGGGGCGCTGGCGCTGGTGGTGTGGGGGTTGGCTGAGCGCAAGCGCGGGAAGCTGGTCGTGGCCGCCTGA
- a CDS encoding type I secretion system permease/ATPase, giving the protein MKLPSKKPGAPLWAALGEHKSTLISVGCFTALINLLMLVPSIYMLQVYDRVLSSQNTTTLWVLTLMVVGFFVYIGGLEAIRSFIVIRVGNQLEKSFNLKVYRAAFERNLRQRDGAAGQALGDLTQLRQFITGPALFAFFDAPWFPIYLAVIFAFNVWLGVMATVGALLLIALAILNERLTHATLAEASGFQQQSTQLAGSQLQSAESIQAMGMLGALRQRWYTLHGRFLDLQNKASDTSAVITATSKGLRLCLQSLVLGLGALLVIEGQMTPGMMIAGSILMGRVLAPIDQLIAVWKQWSGAQLAYQRLDVLLREHPEPPTPMPLPVPTGQLAVEQVSAGPPGRDLATLQQVNFALAPGELLGVLGASGSGKSTLAKVLVGVWPTISGHVRLDGAELSQWDRDALGPHIGYLPQNIELLRGSIAENIARFGELDGVKVVEAARLAGVHDLILRLPQGYDTRLGEEGVDLSGGQKQRIALARALYGDARLIVLDEPNSNLDSHGEAALASAIVQLKAQGRTVVLVTHRSAALAQADKLLVMNEGRMQGFGPARDILHAMGQAPAQRPLQAGGGA; this is encoded by the coding sequence ATGAAACTACCGAGCAAAAAGCCCGGGGCGCCTTTGTGGGCGGCACTCGGCGAACATAAGTCGACCTTGATCAGCGTGGGCTGTTTCACGGCATTGATAAACTTGCTCATGCTGGTGCCATCGATCTATATGCTTCAAGTGTACGACCGTGTACTGAGTTCGCAGAACACCACAACTTTGTGGGTGTTGACGCTGATGGTGGTCGGTTTCTTCGTTTATATAGGCGGGCTTGAAGCAATCCGCAGTTTCATTGTCATCCGCGTGGGCAACCAGTTGGAGAAAAGTTTCAACTTGAAGGTCTACCGCGCGGCCTTCGAGCGCAATTTGCGCCAGCGTGACGGCGCCGCCGGGCAGGCCCTGGGCGATCTGACCCAGCTGCGCCAGTTCATCACCGGCCCCGCGCTGTTCGCCTTCTTCGATGCCCCCTGGTTCCCCATCTACCTGGCAGTGATCTTCGCCTTCAACGTCTGGCTGGGGGTGATGGCCACGGTCGGCGCGCTGTTGCTGATCGCCCTGGCGATCCTCAACGAACGCCTCACCCACGCCACCCTGGCCGAAGCCAGTGGCTTCCAGCAGCAGTCGACGCAACTGGCCGGCAGCCAGCTGCAAAGCGCCGAGAGCATCCAGGCCATGGGCATGCTCGGCGCCCTGCGCCAGCGCTGGTACACCTTGCACGGGCGCTTCCTCGACCTGCAGAACAAGGCCAGCGACACCTCGGCGGTGATCACCGCCACCAGCAAGGGCCTGCGCCTGTGCCTGCAATCGCTGGTGCTGGGGCTGGGCGCACTGCTGGTGATCGAGGGGCAGATGACCCCGGGCATGATGATCGCCGGTTCCATCCTGATGGGCCGTGTGCTCGCCCCGATCGACCAGCTGATCGCGGTATGGAAGCAGTGGAGTGGCGCGCAGCTGGCCTACCAGCGCCTGGACGTCCTGCTGCGCGAGCACCCCGAGCCGCCGACGCCGATGCCGCTGCCGGTGCCCACCGGGCAACTGGCGGTGGAGCAGGTCAGCGCCGGCCCGCCTGGGCGCGACCTGGCCACCCTGCAGCAGGTGAACTTCGCCCTGGCGCCGGGTGAATTGCTCGGCGTGCTGGGCGCTTCGGGCTCGGGCAAGTCGACCCTGGCCAAGGTGCTGGTCGGTGTGTGGCCGACCATCAGCGGCCATGTGCGCCTCGACGGCGCCGAGCTCAGCCAGTGGGATCGCGATGCCTTGGGCCCGCATATCGGCTACCTGCCGCAGAACATCGAACTGTTGCGCGGCAGCATCGCCGAGAACATCGCCCGCTTCGGCGAGCTGGACGGCGTCAAGGTGGTCGAGGCGGCCCGCCTGGCGGGCGTGCATGATCTGATCCTGCGCTTGCCCCAGGGCTACGACACACGCCTGGGCGAGGAGGGGGTCGACCTTTCCGGTGGTCAGAAGCAGCGTATCGCCCTGGCCCGCGCCCTGTACGGCGATGCTCGGTTGATCGTGCTCGATGAACCCAACTCCAACCTCGACAGCCACGGCGAGGCCGCGCTCGCCAGTGCCATTGTCCAGCTCAAGGCCCAGGGCCGCACCGTGGTGCTGGTGACCCACCGCAGCGCGGCGCTGGCACAAGCCGACAAGCTGCTGGTAATGAACGAAGGGCGCATGCAGGGCTTCGGCCCGGCCCGCGACATCCTCCATGCCATGGGCCAGGCCCCGGCGCAACGCCCGCTGCAAGCCGGAGGTGGCGCATGA
- a CDS encoding AprI/Inh family metalloprotease inhibitor, producing the protein MRTIALAAIPMVSMTEVVMASSLLLPNAAQLAGRWQLYPEQQQAQACDLRLGATEGEIEGDLECAKGLIGLRPGSWLVTPDTLALVGSDGSSVVHFSREGAQRYAWTTPDGKQLVLERLDK; encoded by the coding sequence TTGAGAACGATCGCGCTGGCCGCGATCCCCATGGTGTCGATGACCGAGGTAGTCATGGCGAGCAGCCTGTTACTCCCCAACGCCGCGCAGCTGGCCGGCCGTTGGCAGCTTTACCCCGAACAGCAGCAGGCCCAGGCTTGCGACCTGCGTCTTGGCGCCACGGAAGGCGAAATCGAAGGTGATCTGGAGTGTGCCAAGGGGCTGATAGGCCTGCGCCCCGGCAGTTGGCTGGTGACCCCCGACACCCTGGCCCTGGTGGGCAGTGACGGCAGCAGCGTGGTGCACTTCAGTCGCGAAGGCGCCCAGCGTTACGCCTGGACCACCCCGGACGGCAAGCAACTGGTGCTTGAGCGCCTCGACAAATAA
- a CDS encoding HlyD family type I secretion periplasmic adaptor subunit has product MSQHTRDARFHVRLGWLLTLVGFGGFMAWASLAPLDQGVPVQGTVVVSGKRKAVQSMAAGVVSRILVSEGQLVRQGEPLFRLDRTQVQADVDALQAQYRMTRAALARWQSERDNLGQVQFPAELLEDSDARLALIVEGQRQLFDSRRQAQAREQGALAASIDGSQAQLTGMRRARSDLQAQADSLREQLDSLRPLAGDGYIPRNRVLEYQRQLSQVQRDLAQNAGESARLEQVIVEARLNLQQRREEYQKEVRTQLAEAQVKAATLEQQLNSAHFELQHSEILAPADGVAVNLGVHTEGAVVRAGDTLLEIVPQGTALEVEGRLPVNLVDKVAPQLPVDILFTAFNQNRTPRVTGEVALVSADQLIDERSGQPYYVLRSTVSEEALARLQGLAIRPGMPAELFVRTGERSLLNYLFKPLLDRAGTALTEQ; this is encoded by the coding sequence ATGAGCCAGCACACCCGTGACGCACGTTTCCATGTTCGCCTGGGGTGGCTGCTGACCCTGGTCGGTTTCGGCGGTTTCATGGCCTGGGCCAGTCTCGCCCCGCTCGACCAGGGCGTGCCGGTGCAGGGCACCGTGGTGGTGTCGGGCAAGCGCAAGGCGGTGCAGTCGATGGCCGCCGGCGTGGTCAGCCGCATTCTGGTCAGCGAAGGCCAGCTGGTGCGCCAGGGCGAGCCGCTGTTCCGCCTCGACCGCACCCAGGTGCAGGCCGATGTCGATGCGCTGCAGGCCCAGTACCGCATGACCCGCGCCGCCTTGGCGCGCTGGCAGAGCGAGCGCGACAACCTGGGGCAGGTGCAGTTTCCCGCTGAGTTGCTGGAAGATTCCGATGCCCGCCTGGCGTTGATTGTTGAAGGCCAGCGCCAGCTGTTCGACAGCCGCCGCCAGGCTCAGGCCCGCGAGCAGGGCGCCTTGGCCGCCAGCATTGACGGCTCCCAGGCCCAGCTGACCGGCATGCGCCGCGCGCGCAGCGACCTGCAGGCACAGGCCGATTCGTTGCGCGAGCAGCTCGACAGCCTGCGCCCGTTGGCCGGCGACGGCTATATCCCGCGCAACCGTGTGCTCGAGTACCAGCGCCAGCTGTCGCAGGTGCAGCGCGACCTGGCGCAGAACGCCGGCGAGAGCGCGCGCCTGGAGCAGGTGATCGTCGAGGCCCGGCTCAATCTGCAGCAGCGCCGTGAGGAGTATCAGAAAGAAGTGCGCACCCAGCTTGCCGAAGCCCAGGTCAAGGCCGCGACCCTGGAGCAGCAGCTCAATTCCGCGCACTTCGAATTGCAGCACAGTGAGATCCTGGCGCCGGCGGACGGCGTGGCGGTCAACCTCGGCGTGCATACCGAGGGAGCCGTGGTGCGGGCTGGCGACACCCTGCTGGAAATCGTGCCCCAGGGCACCGCGCTGGAAGTCGAAGGGCGCCTGCCGGTGAACCTGGTGGACAAGGTAGCGCCGCAGCTGCCGGTGGACATCCTGTTCACCGCGTTCAACCAGAACCGCACGCCACGGGTGACCGGGGAGGTGGCGCTGGTGTCGGCCGACCAGCTGATCGACGAGCGCAGCGGCCAGCCGTACTACGTGCTGCGCAGCACCGTCAGCGAAGAAGCGCTGGCGCGTCTGCAGGGACTGGCGATCCGCCCGGGCATGCCCGCCGAGCTGTTCGTGCGCACCGGCGAGCGCTCGCTGCTCAACTACCTGTTCAAACCCCTGCTCGACCGTGCAGGCACCGCCTTGACCGAACAATAA
- a CDS encoding LysR family transcriptional regulator: MNLKQLEYALAVADTGSFTRAAERCHVVQSALSHQVARLEAQLGVSLFERSSRRVRLTPAGEAFVLSARPAVAAARRVAEDVAAACGQVRGRLSIGEISSLTALDLVDLLAVFHERYPDVDVRWLTAKSELLVADVCERRLDVGFIGLWQGETLHGVQHRLLAREELVAVLPPGHRLAGRAQLALADLADEVLVDFPEGTGARRQTDEAFQAAGLRHRVQFEIGHIRLVEKFVQRGMALGLVPERIARGFQGVATVSLVDAPVRHLYAVWSPSPTPAARAFLDVMEQSLLAI, encoded by the coding sequence ATGAACCTCAAGCAGCTCGAATACGCCCTGGCCGTGGCCGACACCGGCAGCTTCACCCGCGCCGCCGAGCGCTGCCACGTGGTGCAGTCGGCCCTCAGCCACCAGGTGGCGCGGTTGGAGGCACAACTGGGGGTGAGCCTGTTCGAGCGCAGTTCGCGGCGCGTGCGCCTGACCCCGGCCGGCGAGGCCTTCGTGCTCAGCGCCCGACCGGCGGTGGCGGCGGCGCGGCGGGTGGCCGAGGATGTGGCCGCCGCCTGCGGGCAGGTGCGTGGGCGTCTGTCGATCGGTGAGATCAGTTCGCTCACCGCGCTGGACCTGGTCGATCTGCTGGCGGTGTTCCATGAGCGTTATCCGGATGTGGACGTGCGCTGGTTGACCGCCAAGAGCGAGTTGCTGGTGGCGGATGTCTGCGAACGGCGCCTGGATGTGGGCTTCATCGGCCTGTGGCAGGGCGAAACGCTGCATGGCGTGCAGCATCGCCTGCTGGCGCGGGAGGAGCTGGTGGCGGTGTTGCCGCCCGGCCACCGGCTGGCGGGCAGGGCGCAGCTGGCCCTGGCCGATCTGGCCGATGAGGTGCTGGTGGACTTTCCCGAGGGTACCGGGGCGCGTCGGCAGACCGACGAGGCGTTCCAGGCGGCGGGGTTGCGGCATCGGGTGCAGTTCGAGATCGGCCATATTCGCCTGGTGGAAAAGTTTGTCCAGCGCGGGATGGCGCTGGGGTTGGTGCCCGAGCGTATCGCCCGGGGTTTTCAGGGCGTGGCCACGGTATCGCTGGTGGATGCGCCGGTGCGGCATCTTTACGCGGTCTGGTCGCCGAGCCCCACGCCCGCGGCGCGGGCTTTTCTCGATGTCATGGAGCAGAGCCTCCTCGCCATCTGA
- a CDS encoding serralysin family metalloprotease — MSKVKENAIVSAVSALQPKGPSSSFGLIDSFAHQYDRGGANINGKKSFTADQAADHILRDGAAWKDLNKDGTISLTYTFLTKAPSDFYSRGLGSFSQFSDLQKQQAKLSMQSWADVAKVTFTEAASGGDGHMTFGNFSASNGGAAFAYLPFDGPGSHKGESWYLINSGYQVNINPGTGNYGRQTLTHEIGHVLGLSHPGDYNAGEGNPTYRDADYAQDTRGYSVMSYWSESNNGQNFIKGGGQYYASAPLMDDILAIQKLYGANYATRASDTTYGFNSTADRDFYSATSASSKLVFSVWDGGGNDTFDFSGFTQNQKINLNEASFSDVGGMVGNVSIAKGVTIENAIGGSGNDLLIGNALANVLKGGAGNDIIYGGGGADQLWGGSGSDTFVFAAVSDSTKAAPDRIMDFTSGVDKIDLSAISAFAVNKLPLQFVNAFTGHAGEALLTYDQATNLGSLAIDFTGNSSADFLVTTVGQAAVTDIVV; from the coding sequence ATGTCGAAAGTCAAAGAAAACGCCATTGTTTCCGCCGTTTCCGCACTGCAACCGAAGGGGCCAAGTTCGTCCTTCGGCCTGATCGACAGCTTTGCCCACCAGTACGACCGCGGCGGCGCGAACATCAATGGCAAGAAGTCCTTCACGGCCGACCAGGCCGCCGATCACATCCTGCGTGACGGCGCTGCCTGGAAAGACCTGAACAAGGACGGCACGATCAGCCTCACCTACACCTTCCTGACCAAGGCACCTTCGGACTTCTACAGCCGCGGACTGGGCTCCTTCAGCCAGTTCAGCGACCTGCAGAAGCAACAGGCCAAGCTGTCCATGCAGTCCTGGGCTGACGTGGCCAAGGTCACCTTCACCGAGGCGGCATCGGGCGGCGACGGTCACATGACCTTCGGCAACTTCAGCGCCAGCAACGGCGGCGCGGCATTCGCCTACCTGCCGTTCGACGGGCCTGGCTCGCACAAAGGGGAGTCCTGGTACCTGATCAACAGCGGCTACCAGGTCAACATCAACCCGGGTACCGGTAACTACGGTCGTCAGACCCTGACCCACGAGATCGGCCACGTACTGGGCCTGTCCCACCCCGGCGACTACAACGCCGGCGAGGGTAACCCGACCTACCGTGACGCCGACTATGCCCAGGATACCCGTGGCTACAGCGTCATGAGCTACTGGAGCGAGAGCAACAACGGGCAGAATTTCATCAAGGGCGGCGGTCAGTACTACGCCTCGGCCCCGTTGATGGACGACATCCTGGCGATCCAGAAGCTCTACGGCGCCAACTACGCCACCCGTGCCAGCGACACCACCTACGGCTTCAACTCCACCGCTGATCGCGACTTCTACTCGGCCACCTCGGCCTCGTCGAAGCTGGTGTTCTCGGTGTGGGACGGTGGCGGCAACGACACCTTCGACTTCTCCGGGTTCACCCAGAACCAGAAGATCAACCTCAACGAAGCGTCGTTCTCCGACGTCGGCGGCATGGTCGGCAACGTCTCCATCGCCAAGGGCGTGACCATCGAAAACGCCATCGGCGGCTCGGGCAACGACCTGCTGATCGGCAACGCGCTGGCCAACGTGCTCAAGGGTGGTGCCGGCAACGACATCATCTACGGCGGCGGCGGTGCCGACCAGCTGTGGGGCGGCAGCGGCTCGGACACCTTCGTGTTCGCGGCCGTCAGCGACTCCACCAAGGCGGCGCCGGATCGCATCATGGACTTCACTTCGGGCGTGGACAAGATCGACCTGTCGGCCATCTCCGCGTTCGCCGTGAACAAGCTGCCGCTGCAGTTCGTCAACGCCTTTACCGGTCATGCCGGCGAGGCGCTGCTGACCTACGACCAGGCCACCAACCTGGGCAGCCTGGCCATCGACTTCACCGGAAACAGCTCGGCTGACTTCCTGGTGACCACCGTTGGCCAGGCCGCTGTCACCGACATCGTGGTCTGA
- a CDS encoding TonB-dependent siderophore receptor, which translates to MTPLRPRLPLGLLGLGLALHSGQGLAEDSVILAPVHIFEVQDDTSYQAREAQVGGLHSAPLLDTPASVSVFSRQLLDDRQVRKLSEVLQSDASVGESYAPIGYYENFNVRGFELNAASSYRINGQTIAGEQNVALENKQQVELLKGLSGLQSGVSEPGGLVNYVTKRAEDVRTVTVSSNEQGERYLATDLGGWFGAERQFGLRVNLAHEDIRSYVDHADGKRDFASLALDWQINPNAVLELDAEYQHREQYSVPGYQLLGGKQLPHNVDPKDHLAWQSWAKPVQNDSLNLGGRFKYQFNDNWNGTLSASRSKVVIDDYSAFAWGSSEGAFFGSNGEYDIYDFRSPDDTRRIDEAQATLDGHFDALGVGHELTVGTSAQRRTLDQRPYYNEWIGTGNVNTNAPAYAPSGKPIGASERRLDSRQYGLFFSDRITFNEHWQTVVGAREVRLDEKTWNENGVAGRHTQQYQLLPNAALIYKPQPDTTLYASYSKGLSAGGTAPWFASNAAEILAPTLSRQLEVGIKRDWQGMSFSAALFQIRQAYQYARPDATPMPTYVQSGQQKNTGLELGASGWVTSNLQIQASAAAIRARVQNSDTDAYEGHQAINVPRLRAALQADYALPVPGLALLGGAHYSARKYADHTGDVEVGGYTVFDIGSRYRTTIGGYDTVLRLTVDNVFDKRYWRDVGDYLGDNYLFQGAPRTARLSASVSF; encoded by the coding sequence ATGACCCCGCTTCGCCCCCGCCTGCCCCTTGGCCTGCTCGGCCTGGGCCTTGCCCTGCACAGTGGCCAGGGCCTGGCCGAGGACAGCGTGATCCTCGCCCCGGTGCACATCTTTGAGGTTCAGGACGACACCAGCTACCAGGCACGCGAAGCCCAGGTCGGCGGCCTGCACAGCGCGCCGCTGCTCGACACCCCGGCCTCGGTCAGCGTATTCAGCCGCCAGCTGCTGGACGACCGCCAGGTGCGCAAGCTGAGCGAGGTGCTGCAAAGCGATGCCTCGGTGGGTGAAAGCTACGCGCCCATCGGCTATTACGAGAACTTCAACGTGCGCGGCTTCGAGCTCAACGCCGCCAGCAGTTATCGGATCAACGGCCAGACGATCGCCGGCGAGCAGAACGTGGCACTGGAAAACAAGCAGCAGGTGGAGTTGCTCAAGGGGCTGTCGGGGTTGCAGAGCGGCGTGTCGGAGCCCGGCGGACTGGTCAACTATGTGACCAAGCGGGCCGAGGACGTGCGCACGGTCACAGTCTCGAGCAATGAACAGGGCGAACGCTATCTGGCCACCGACCTAGGCGGCTGGTTTGGCGCCGAGCGCCAGTTCGGCCTGCGGGTCAACCTGGCCCACGAGGACATCCGCTCGTACGTCGACCACGCCGACGGCAAGCGGGATTTCGCCTCCCTGGCGCTCGACTGGCAGATCAACCCGAATGCCGTGCTGGAACTGGACGCCGAGTACCAGCACCGCGAGCAGTATTCGGTACCGGGCTATCAACTGCTCGGCGGCAAGCAGCTACCCCACAACGTCGACCCCAAGGATCACCTGGCCTGGCAGTCCTGGGCCAAGCCGGTGCAGAACGACTCGCTGAACCTGGGCGGGCGCTTCAAGTACCAGTTCAACGACAACTGGAACGGCACCCTGAGCGCTTCGCGGAGCAAGGTGGTGATCGACGACTACAGTGCGTTTGCCTGGGGCTCGAGTGAGGGCGCCTTCTTCGGCAGCAACGGCGAGTACGACATCTACGATTTCCGCAGTCCCGACGACACCCGTCGCATCGATGAAGCACAGGCCACGCTCGATGGGCACTTCGACGCCTTGGGCGTTGGCCACGAACTGACCGTGGGTACCAGCGCGCAACGTCGCACACTCGATCAGCGGCCGTACTACAACGAATGGATCGGCACCGGCAATGTTAACACCAATGCGCCAGCCTACGCGCCCTCCGGCAAACCGATCGGCGCCAGCGAGCGCCGCCTCGACAGCCGCCAGTACGGCCTGTTCTTCAGCGACCGCATCACCTTCAACGAGCACTGGCAGACAGTGGTCGGGGCCCGCGAGGTCCGGCTGGACGAGAAGACCTGGAACGAGAACGGCGTCGCCGGGCGGCATACCCAGCAGTACCAGTTGCTGCCCAATGCGGCACTGATCTACAAGCCGCAGCCCGATACCACGCTCTATGCCAGCTATTCGAAGGGCCTTTCCGCAGGCGGCACTGCGCCCTGGTTCGCCAGCAACGCCGCCGAGATCCTCGCCCCCACCCTGTCGCGCCAGCTCGAAGTCGGCATCAAGCGCGACTGGCAGGGCATGAGCTTCAGCGCGGCACTGTTCCAGATCCGCCAGGCCTACCAATACGCCCGCCCCGACGCAACCCCAATGCCGACCTACGTGCAGTCGGGCCAGCAGAAGAACACCGGCCTCGAACTCGGCGCCAGTGGCTGGGTGACCTCCAACCTGCAGATCCAGGCCAGTGCGGCGGCAATCCGCGCCCGCGTGCAGAACAGCGACACCGACGCCTACGAAGGCCACCAGGCGATCAACGTCCCGCGCCTGCGCGCGGCACTGCAGGCCGACTACGCCCTGCCCGTCCCCGGCCTGGCCCTGCTCGGCGGCGCCCACTACAGCGCCAGAAAGTACGCCGACCACACCGGTGATGTCGAAGTCGGCGGCTATACCGTGTTCGACATCGGCAGCCGCTACCGCACAACTATCGGCGGCTACGACACGGTACTGCGCCTGACCGTGGACAACGTCTTCGACAAGCGCTATTGGCGTGATGTGGGTGACTACCTGGGCGACAACTACCTGTTCCAGGGAGCACCGCGAACCGCCCGGCTGTCGGCCAGTGTCAGTTTTTGA
- a CDS encoding TolC family outer membrane protein: protein MKKFPLIGLLLACVWLPTAVQAAMGPFQVYEQALRRDPTYLAAFKAREAGQEYRAIGRAGLLPSLSYSYNKGRNDSEVRYLGDSRRQKEDRTYNSMGSTFILQQPLFDYEAYSSYRKGVAQALFADESFRDQSQQLLVRVMTSYTQALFAQDQIAISVASKQAYRQQFQQNQRLFDAGEGTRTDILEAQARYELADAEEIKARNEQDAALRELGALIGEPAVRVEDLAPLRLGFALPVVDPSGYEAWQERALANNPQLASSRQALEVARYEVERNRAGHLPKVTAFATSRRQESDSGNTYNQRYDTNTVGIEVSVPIFAGGGVLASTRQASRHLEQAEYELDGNTRSALIELRKQYNACESGASRLRAYERALVAAEALVVSTRKSVQGGERVNLDVLNAEQQLATTRRDLAQARYDYLLAWIKLHYQAGVLSETQLARVDEAFIEGKSG from the coding sequence GTGAAGAAGTTCCCACTGATCGGGCTGCTGCTGGCCTGTGTCTGGCTGCCGACCGCCGTCCAGGCGGCCATGGGGCCGTTCCAGGTGTACGAGCAGGCCCTGCGTCGCGACCCGACCTACCTCGCGGCGTTCAAGGCCCGCGAGGCCGGCCAGGAATACCGCGCCATCGGTCGCGCCGGCCTGCTGCCCAGCCTGTCGTACAGCTACAACAAGGGGCGCAACGACTCCGAGGTGCGTTATCTCGGCGATTCGCGTCGGCAGAAGGAGGACCGTACTTACAACAGCATGGGCTCGACCTTCATCCTTCAGCAGCCGCTGTTCGACTACGAAGCCTATTCGAGCTATCGCAAGGGCGTGGCCCAGGCGCTGTTCGCCGACGAAAGCTTCCGCGACCAGAGCCAGCAGTTGCTGGTGCGGGTGATGACCAGCTACACCCAGGCCCTGTTCGCCCAGGACCAGATCGCCATCAGCGTGGCCAGCAAGCAGGCCTACCGCCAGCAGTTCCAGCAGAACCAGCGCCTGTTCGACGCCGGCGAAGGCACCCGCACCGACATTCTCGAGGCCCAGGCCCGCTATGAGCTGGCCGATGCCGAGGAGATCAAGGCGCGCAACGAGCAGGATGCCGCGCTGCGCGAGCTGGGGGCGCTGATCGGCGAGCCGGCGGTGCGGGTAGAAGACCTGGCGCCGCTGCGCCTGGGCTTCGCCCTGCCGGTGGTCGATCCCAGCGGCTACGAGGCGTGGCAGGAGCGGGCCCTGGCCAACAACCCGCAACTGGCCTCGTCGCGCCAGGCGCTGGAAGTGGCGCGGTATGAGGTCGAGCGCAACCGTGCCGGGCACCTGCCCAAGGTGACTGCCTTCGCCACCTCGCGGCGCCAGGAGTCGGACAGCGGTAACACCTACAACCAGCGCTACGACACCAATACCGTGGGTATCGAAGTCAGCGTGCCGATCTTCGCCGGGGGCGGGGTGCTGGCCTCGACCCGCCAGGCCAGCCGGCATCTGGAGCAGGCCGAGTATGAGCTCGACGGCAACACCCGCAGCGCGTTGATCGAGCTGCGCAAGCAGTACAACGCCTGCGAGTCCGGCGCCAGCCGCCTGCGCGCCTACGAGCGGGCGCTGGTGGCGGCCGAGGCGCTGGTGGTGTCCACCCGCAAGAGCGTGCAGGGCGGCGAGCGGGTCAACCTGGATGTGCTCAACGCCGAGCAGCAGCTGGCCACTACCCGCCGCGACCTGGCCCAGGCGCGTTACGACTACCTGCTGGCGTGGATCAAGCTGCATTACCAGGCCGGGGTGCTGAGCGAGACGCAACTGGCGCGGGTGGATGAAGCGTTCATCGAGGGCAAGTCAGGCTGA